A genome region from Panicum virgatum strain AP13 chromosome 4K, P.virgatum_v5, whole genome shotgun sequence includes the following:
- the LOC120704386 gene encoding eukaryotic initiation factor 4A-3, which produces MSGMAPEGSQFDAKHYDSKMQELLSTGETEEFFTSYDEVFESFDDMGLQENLLRGIYAYGFEKPSAIQQRGIVPFCKGLDVIQQAQSGTGKTATFCSGILQQLDYGLVECQALVLAPTRELAQQIEKVMRALGDYLGVKVHACVGGTSVREDQRILASGVHVVVGTPGRVFDMLRRQSLRPDHIKMFVLDEADEMLSRGFKDQIYDIFQLLPAKIQVGVFSATMPPEALEITRKFMNKPVRILVKRDELTLEGIKQFYVNVEKEDWKLDTLCDLYETLAITQSVIFVNTRRKVDWLTDKMRSRDHTVSATHGDMDQNTRDIIMREFRSGSSRVLITTDLLARGIDVQQVSLVINYDLPTQPENYLHRIGRSGRFGRKGVAINFVTRDDERMLFDIQRFYNVVIEELPANVADLL; this is translated from the exons ATGTCGGGAATGGCACCTGAGGGTTCCCAGTTTGATGCTAAGCACTATGATTCTAAAATGCAGGAGCTGCT GAGCACTGGTGAGACTGAGGAGTTCTTCACTTCCTACGATGAAGTGTTTGAGAGTTTTGATGACATGGGCCTCCAAGAGAATCTTTTGAGAGGCATTTATGCTTATG GTTTTGAGAAGCCTTCTGCTATTCAGCAGAGAGGAATTGTTCCTTTCTGCAAGGGCCTTGATGTCATTCAGCAAGCACAGTCGGGTACAGGAAAGACAGCAACTTTCTGTTCTGGTATCTTGCAGCAGCTTGACTACGGCCTGGTTGAATGCCAGGCCTTGGTCCTTGCCCCCACCCGTGAGCTTGCTCAGCAAATTGAGAAGGTCATGCGTGCGCTTGGTGACTACCTTGGTGTGAAAGTTCATGCTTGTGTGGGAGGAACCTCTGTCCGTGAGGACCAAAGGATTCTTGCTAGTGGTGTGCATGTTGTTGTTGGGACACCCGGTCGTGTGTTTGACATGTTGCGTAGGCAGTCTCTCCGACCTGATCACATCAAGATGTTTGTCCTGGATGAAGCTGATGAGATGCTTTCTCGTGGTTTCAAGGATCAG ATTTATGACATCTTCCAGCTTCTCCCAGCAAAGATTCAGGTCGGAGTCTTCTCTGCTACCATGCCCCCTGAGGCTCTTGAGATTACCCGCAAGTTCATGAACAAGCCTGTGAGAATCCTCGTCAAGAGAGATGAGCTCACCCTTGAGGGTATCAAGCAGTTCTATGTGAATGTGGAGAAGGAAGATTGGAAGTTGGACACACTATGTGACCTGTACGAGACCCTGGCCATCACCCAGAGTGTCATCTTCGTGAACACCCGCCGCAAGGTGGACTGGCTCACTGACAAGatgaggagcagggaccatacTGTTtctgccactcatggtgacatGGACCAGAACACTAGGGACATCATCATGAGGGAGTTCCGGTCTGGTTCATCCCGTGTGCTCATCACCACCGACCTGCTTGCCCGTGGTATTGATGTTCAGCAGGTGTCCCTGGTCATCAACTATGATCTCCCCACCCAGCCAGAGAACTACCTGCATCGCATTGGTCGTAGTGGTCGTTTCGGTAGGAAGGGTGTGGCCATCAACTTTGTCACCCGTGACGACGAGCGGATGCTGTTTGACATCCAGAGGTTCTACAACGTGGTGATTGAGGAGCTGCCTGCTAATGTTGCTGACCTTCTGTGA
- the LOC120704388 gene encoding UDP-sugar pyrophosphorylase → MASAASAGVAALGISGADGEWAAACPPLRRNLHLLAPDEVELAKMLLNEGQMHLFEHWPEPGVDDDKKKSFFDQVRRLNSSYPGGLVSYIQNAKKLLADSKAGKNPYDGFTPSVPSGEVLTFGDDNFVSLEAAGVKEARSAAFVLVAGGLGERLGYKGIKVALPRETITGKCFLQHYIESILSLQEASCKMVDDGCHTQIPFVIMTSDDTNALTIQLLESNSYFGMEPSQVKILKQEKVACLADNDARLALDPNDKYKIQTKPHGHGDVHSLLYSSGLLEQWKSEGRKWVLFFQDTNGLLFNAIPSALGVSATKGYNVNSLAVPRKAKEAIGGITKLTHVDGRTMVINVEYNQLDPLLRATGYPDGDANCETGYSPYPGNINQLILELGPYIEELKKTHGAISEFVNPKYTDSTKTAFKSSTRLECMMQDYPKTLPPSAKVGFTVMDTWLAYAPVKNNPEDAAKVPKGNPYHSATSGEMAIYRANSLILRKAGAQIDDPVVDTFNGQEVEVWPRITWSPRWGLTFKNVKEKVRGDSSISQRSALAINGRNIFLEGLSLDGTLIINAVDEAEVKITGHVQNKGWPILHVDYKDTSEKEEIRIRGFKFEKVEQLEVNYTEPGKHSLSARTKHSLIASGSNH, encoded by the exons ATGGCTTCGGCCGCGTCCGCCGGGGTCGCGGCGCTCGGGATCTCCGGCGCCGACGGCGAGTGGGCGGCCGCGTGCCCACCGCTGCGGCGGAACCTGCACCTGCTCGCGCCCGACGAG GTTGAACTTGCAAAAATGCTGTTGAATGAGGGCCAAATGCACCTGTTTGAACACTGGCCTGAACCAGGTGTTGATGATGACAAGAAAAAAAGCTTCTTTGATCAG GTTCGTCGACTTAATTCAAGCTATCCTGGAGGGCTGGTATCGTACATCCAGAATGCCAAAAAACTTTTGGCAGATTCAAAGGCAGGCAAAAATCCATATGATGGTTTTACTCCTTCT GTTCCTTCAGGGGAGGTATTGACCTTTGGCGATGACAATTTTGTTTCACTGGAAGCAGCTGGGGTAAAAGAAGCACGGAGTGCTGCATTTGTTCTTGTAGCTGGAGGGCTTGGTGAAAGACTTGGCTATAAAGGAATTAAG GTAGCACTCCCCCGGGAAACGATTACTGGAAAATGTTTCCTTCAACATTATATAGAGTCTATTCTGTCTTTACAAGAGGCCAGCTGCAAAATGGTTGATG ACGGGTGTCATACACAGATTCCATTTGTTATTATGACTTCTGATGATACAAATGCGCTAACTATCCAGCTTTTGGAGTCGAACTCCTATTTTGGAATGGAACCATCTCAAGTGAAAATACTAAAGCAG GAAAAAGTAGCGTGTCTAGCTGACAATGATGCAAGGCTTGCATTAGACCCAAATGACAAGTACAAAATTCAG ACAAAGCCACATGGGCATGGGGATGTTCATTCTCTTCTTTATTCAAGTGGCTTGCTTGAGCAATG GAAAAGTGAAGGGCGGAAGTGGGTTCTCTTTTTCCAGGATACAAATGGACTGCTTTTCAAT GCAATACCATCAGCATTAGGTGTCAGTGCTACTAAGGGTTACAACGTAAATTCTCTTGCAGTTCCTAGGAAGGCAAAAGAAGCAATTGGAGGAATTACCAAACTTACTCATGTCGATG GTAGAACAATGGTCATCAATGTAGAATACAATCAGCTTGATCCCCTCCTTCGTGCAACTGGATATCCTGATGGAGATGCAAATTGTGAAACAGGCTATTCTCCATATCCTGGAAATATTAACCAG CTGATACTGGAGCTTGGACCGTACATTGAGGAGCTCAAAAAGACACATGGCGCCATTTCTGAATTTGTAAATCCCAA GTATACTGATTCGACCAAGACAGCATTTAAATCTTCTACTCGTCTAGAATGCATGATGCAAGATTATCCAAAGACACTGCCTCCCTCAGCAAAAGTTGGATTCACG GTGATGGATACATGGCTTGCTTATGCCCCTGTGAAGAATAATCCTGAAGATGCAGCTAAA GTTCCAAAAGGCAATCCTTATCATAGTGCAACCTCGGGAGAGATGGCAATTTACAGGGCGAACAGTCTTATTTTGAGAAAG GCTGGTGCACAGATAGATGACCCTGTAGTGGACACCTTCAACGGGCAAGAGGTAGAGGTTTGGCCACGCATAACCTGGAGTCCACGGTGGGGTCTTACCTTCAAGAATGTCAAGGAGAAAGTGCGTGGGGACTCTTCCATTTCTCAGAGGTCAGCTTTGGCTATCAATGGTCGGAACATCTTCCTTGAAGGCCTTTCATTGGACGGCACTCTTATTATCAACGCTGTTGATGAAGCTGAG GTTAAAATTACGGGTCATGTACAAAATAAAGGCTGGCCTATCCTGCACGTCGACTACAAGGACACCTCAGAGAAGGAAGAGATCAGAATCCGTGGATTTAAGTTCGAGAAGGTTGAACAGCTAGAGGTGAACTACACGGAACCAGGAAAGCATTCCTTGAGTGCGCGAACAAAGCATTCCTTGATTGCTTCAGGTTCCAACCACTAG